In the genome of Brachypodium distachyon strain Bd21 chromosome 3, Brachypodium_distachyon_v3.0, whole genome shotgun sequence, the window TCTTCATAAACTTCATGCTCGCATTTCATACCGTAGTTTGCTTAAATTACGCCTACACCCAAACACAAGTGAAGGTAAACTTGAGCCTCTGGGAAGATACGATACAACACatcatcagattaagatggaggatgtaaacaagaaaagaagaaaagggatGCGTCTCTGCAATCTTGGATAAATGATAAAATAAATACTCTAGAAACAGATTCTAAAATTAAATGTGCTGTTTAGACAATCAAACGCCGAAAACAAGTGAAATTGGCCAACTAACAAAGGGCCGGAGCTAGATTGATACCTATGGCTGGTAAGCCAATAGCTAGGGTATACAAATGATAAGCATCCTTTGTATGAGCTCTAGTGCTTTCTGTCTGCAAATATCAGTGATGCACCTTGAAGGATCATATATTGCACCTTGCTGCATACAGAAAAGCTAACTCCAGGGAAGCACACAATCCAAATAAACACGACTTCTGCCATTACTCTCAAATGGAAGCAGAAAGCTGATCTCTTCTCCCTTGGAATGCATACATTTCTGGCTGATCTCAACGATAACCCCACGATCTTCCTCGccctcctcggcctcctctGCCCCGCCCTCTACCACTGCCTCTACCACCACCGCGGGATAACCCTTCAAAAGCTCTGTTCACAAGCTGGTTATGCattcctccctctcctcgccCCTTCTTGCTTGCAGGGGCATTCCCATTATTAGCAGGTTGAGTCCTCTTCCCTCTGAAAGATAACCAAATTAGAATTGACTAACAAGAAATGCAAATAGATCTGAATGAAATGGAATATCTGATAGTGGACATCTAACCCTGCCCCTGCCGTTGTAGCTGCTTGTTTCTTTGGCTGTTCCATCCATGAGAGAGTAATTTTCCTATCACCCATGAATACAGGGGATTTCGCATGCAATGGCTGAAACGAATAACATTCACCACTTATTGTTAGACACAGTAGACCTTCTGTGAACAATATCAGATTACTTTCTTGTAACACGCATATATGAGTATCAACAAAGAATGTACATGAGACATATCGTTCGTGACTTGATGGTGgcaaagtttaaaaaaaactagggaCAGTTGTCAAATAGCATTTTAGACCTGAAACGACCTCAAACACCGAACTAGAAATTCGAACACAGCGCATAGCTTGAATAAGCTCAGTGTTATTTAGGCTGCACCGCATGAAAAGACTTTATGTCCACAGAAGTTGGATAAAAATACAGCTATCTTTCTGCATTTcaatgcaaaataaaaattatagtCATTGTTTGATAATCTTCAGAAATAAGCATGTAACTGTTATGTGTTTATTCTGGGATGTGAACATGCTACGGCTATTACCAGCACCATAGATTTTTAGCTTTGTGTTACATTTGACCCCCATGTTTCATAAGAATACCATGTTAGAGATTGAAAAATTAACAAGAGTATAAATAGAACAGGAAATGATGTTTTCATCATAGGTGATTTGGCTGAGTCGTTATCTCTATATAGGGATCGGTGTTGTACCTCCTGCGAATCAGGAAGGAGATAGAATAGGAAGTGAGTTTGTTTCCAAGTTAAGGGCACATTGTGGCCTACAACAAGCAAGAAGAAAtaccctccctccctctgaACCCTTCTAATTTTTTCATGCCAAATCTTCACCTTTCGAAACCCGTTCGTCCAGAAATGACAAGCAGGCTTATAACACCCACAGAGAAGCTATAATCCTGCAAAAGTCCTTCTCATGTAAAACAAAGAAATCACCTGTGACATTGCCAGTATGTTATTATAGGACCGCATCGTCGTTGTTGATTTCTGCTGATCCGCTTTCTGCAAAATAAACACATCAAATTAGCAGGGAGTGTTACTTAACAAATGTGATCCATATGTTTGCCAGGAAATATGTGTAGGACCAATCTTGTAGATCATGACGGTACAAGGTTTCGGATCAATCATATGTTTGCTGCAGTAATAATGTTGGTTCAACATGTGGTACAGGCAATGGAGCCAGTAAACGCAAGCATCCAAAACTTACAATTTTAGCTTTCTCCTCTTCTGTCTTTGCTGAAGATATTGCCTTGTTGAAATCTGACATTCCCTGGGTTAGTCTCTTTGAGCTTGCTCGAACTGTCTCTTCGGTGCCAGTTAACCTGGGCACTTGCAACAATCAGAAACACACAAACATCACAGAATTCATGTTGTATGAAGAGTCATCATGTATGGGACTGAAATGTCCAATGCTCTACTGGAGGAACAAATTTGTGCAACATAACGATGTCACACATTAGCGAGGTAGCAAAGCCAACTAAGTGGCACCACATTTGTCTATGTTGCTCAAATTTTCTAATTTTTGGGCCTCAGGAGTCAGGAAATCTGGTATCATGTCAGCCAGACCATACCACATTCCAATCATTCATTCCAATTTACTCATACATTCACGCACATGATGTTGTCCAAACATATGAGTAATACACCCTAGCCGTTAGGATTTGTACTCACAGATGATTGGCTTTGTCAACCTAATTACTTAAGAGTGGATATCATTTATAGCAGGCACTGGACTTCTTTTGGGCTTAAAATTGTACCATACCACCACCATGGAAGTTTCAATTTGGAGACTTAATATCCTTCGGAGCATGTTTTTCGAGTTCAATATTAGGGAAGCTACTAACAATTTAATCAGGTTGATGATAGTGTATAAAAGTAATGCAGTAAGCAGTTGGTGAGACATGAACATGAAGCATGCAAATGTGGGGCAACTAACTACTAAACTTCTTCCCTAGGTCGGGTTTTAAAAGGAATGCACAGACTAACAAATAAACCATGCGCATCAATTGAATATTGCACCATCGGGAATGCATGTCAACCACAAAACTGCAGGTACCTCTCGGTAAAATCTTTGTAAAATAATGAGAAATCCTCTCCAAGTCTATCTGATGGCTGTCCAGTAACAATCTTGTAACCGCAGAGACTGTTTGTAGTGTTTGGAGTCTGTATTGCATATTAGGTCAGGGCAAGGTCCATGAAGAAATGGCACGATTGATATGGTAACGAATACTTCTAGTATCTAACCTTATGGGCCAAATGGTGAAAAGAGTATAGCAAGCACTCAATATAATTGTGATTGATATCATCAACCTTCTTCCCAGGCATATATTTCTGTAAAACAATAATGGAAAGATCAACTTAGAAATTTTTATTAATACTCAATAAACTGTAATTAAGGGGAATTCACCCACATCTTCTAGCATACAAAATAAACCTTGCAAACAGAACTTAGAAACTTATCAGAAAAGAAATGTGCAAACCTTTAGCAATTGAACAATGGATGGAAGCAGCTGACGTGAATCTTGTGCTGCAGCAAATGGCGAGCTAGCAGCAACAGTCTTGAGTAAATCCAGTTTCCTCTCTTCAGGAATctaaagaaaatgcaaaaaggAAAGCTTAATACTTAAACACACAAAACGAGATGCAAAAACAGTCATGATTAGAGAATGTCATGCTTCAATAACAAAGAACAACCCCACACCATAAgtaaaactaaacaaaatcgataaaaaaaactagaaacTAAAAAGCATAGTATATTCTTCTGATATCAATTTGTCAATACCCATGTTAAAAAGACCAAGCAATTTAGTGCTCAATATGGGAACGatattgattaattaaatagaaataagtccattttacccccctCAACTAATCGATAAGTCCAAGAAACACCCTAAAGTATGAAACCGGGTATTtaaacccccccccccccccggaaCTATCAAAACCGGGCACCCGACCCCCCTGTGCCTGTTTCCTGCTGGTCTGGGCGGTTTTGACCATGTTGACCGCCATGCTCGCAACAAGTGTCTGTCCCGAGCCCTCCTAACCCCGCGCCCAGACCTCTATCTCTCTTCTCAAATTCCAAATCGGGAACCCTAGCTCTGGCGTCGGCGGGGGCTGGACGACACAGGGCTTGCGGAGGCGGACACTGGGCGTTGGGGCGGCTGCTAATCGACTGCTGGAACCTGCGCCcgcccctcttcttcctccccaacgccggcggctgctgctcaGTGAGTTcgtctgcttttttttttcttttttctccctctccttctgctcctctgctcgATGCTTAGCTTGCTGCATTTGCTTCTGTTCTTACAGAGCAATGGAAGATGACCTAGACTGCAACTAGAATTGCAAACAGATTTGAGAAGATGATTAAGGCTAAAAATCAGAAGGGAAACCAGCAGAGGAAGGAAAAGGGAAGGAAAACCGAATCGAATAACGGCTAACTCTGGTCGCAGGAGCTAAAGAACAgaagagagtgagagagaagaCAGAGACGGGAGAGAAGTCTGGGCAGATGGGCTCGGGACAGCCACTTGCCAGCCTGGCATGCCAGCATGGCGGTCAACATGGTCAAAACCGCCCAGACCAGCAGGAAACAGGCACAGGGGGCTTGGGTGCCTGGTTTTGATAGTTCGGGGGGGTTAAATACCCGGTTTCATAGTTTAGGGTGTTTTTTGGACTTCTCGATTAGTTGaggggggtaaaatggacttatttcaTTAAAATAAGTACATAAAAAACAAACCGCTTCAGCTGGATGTCAGAAAGTTTTCAGTGAACAGTCTGGAACTTTGAGTACACAAAAGGTGAAAACAGTTACTCAGGGTATGTTTCGATTGTTGCCAAAATATACCACATGGGGAGAAAAATCTTAATCAAtattttggctagccaaatctTTGGTAGCGCAAGCTTAGACAAaagcaaacacacccttatTAGTCTACAAAACCATACCCTTATGTATCTGTTGAGGGGGAGGTCAGTTACAGCATAAGATTAAAAGACAGGTGCCAATCTCAATTTGAAATAGCATGAACTGCTGAGCTTAATCAAAACAGGAAGTGCGCTAGATTGCCAGATGTTGTTCTTTAACAAAAAATGATCCAGGACACATTattatcaaaatagtggttcAAAATGGAGTGCAAATGTTTCTGAAGCCAAGAAGgcataaaaaaatcatctctTCACGAAGATACTATACAAAgtacaaacaacaaaaacgGAATGAAATTTGTTGCACAAATGTGCATAATAATAAATAAGTATTTAGTGTCATCCTATGAAGCAAAGATACTATACAAAgtacaaacaacaaaaacagaatGAAATATGTTGCACAAATTTGCATAATAAGAAATAAGGTATGTTTACCTTATCGAAAACTGGAACAATTTGCTTAGCGAAATAATTGAGGAACTTGCTGCTAGATGCACCTCTCTGCACACCAGGCGACCAGAgtaaaaaacacaaaaatatgaAACTGGAACATAAATGATTTCATGATTCTTGAACAACAATTCGCCATACCGTGAAGATAGGAATAGCCATATACATGCATGAGGTCCACCTCTCAATATGGTCGACGTCAGAAACCTGAAAGAACAGGAATGCTAAGCAAAATCCACAATTGGtttcatacaaaaaaaaacacatgccCAAAACCACATAAATCCATGTGTGTTATTTATGTAATTCATTTCCCAATTGACCAGTGGATCATAGACTAATTGACAACTACAAGAAACAGAAAGAAGTTATCTTCAGAAATGAACCTCACACAGAAGAAAATGGCAAGCTGGCAACTACTGCCAACGAAAAGGGATAAACATACAACACCAATAAGTTGCATGATTGTGTGACATCCATGGTTTTCAAATCGTCCAGGCGGTTTAAGGCGTTGGGGGGGCGCCTCAACGCCTAGGCGTTCAAAGCGCGAAGCGAGGCGACGCTTTAGTCACTTTTTGCAAAGCGCTAGAGTAACTAATATGGCCTGGGCACAACTGATcaggcccaaggcccaacTGCCGAAGGAAGGCCCAGAAAGGCTGGGAATCGAACAGATCCATCGAAGACGAGGCATATCGCCAGAAACGGGGTCGGACTCCGTCGTCTTCAAGGGCACACGCGGCTCCAGGGCCAGGGATCTGCTGCGagaggccgccggagctccggcaggcggcggcacgAAGCCCGGGCACGTGCCCTATGTGCCTGCACGGTAAATCCGCGCATgccggagagggagaggccgGGGGAGGAGGATGGTATCTGGCGGGAAGCTTCATGGCGGCTGAGAGGAGAgagctcctctctctcttttcccctcgATTGGAATTGCTGGTGTGTTCCCCTCTGAGAtctcttcccctctctctcccgacTCTGTTTtccctccaatttctcttcctctcccgcCGATTTCAGTTTCCCCCGCCGATTTCTTTTTCCCGCTGACCTTCTGTCGAGAGCGTCCAGAAACGAGGGAGGCGACGATTTCAGCGCCTAGGCGACGCCCCTGGACGCTTTAGTTCGAATTCTAAGGCGAGAACAACGCCTTGACGTCGCTGGGCGCTTCGACGCCTAAGCGTCGACTAGGCGACGCCTACGCGATGCTTTGAAAACCATGGTGACATCAATACGTTTACTGATCCCTAACCCATTCAATTAAATGCACAAAGCACAACCTGCTACGTCAAGGAAATTAAGAGTGAAATGCGGAATGCACCATGAGTACATGAACTTGATGGGTGGGAACACTTAAGTACACAAGTTGCAAATCCTGCATGTATAGCACCATGAACTTGGCACTTGGGACACTTCAGTACTCACGGGTCAAAAAATCACCATGTTGGCAGGTGACTTGGAAGGGGATGGTGCATGCAGGATGCGGCTAATGATGTGGCAAAACCTACAGGTCGTTTTACAATTTATCCCATATCCCAAATCATTACCATTCCAAAATCTTTCCTCTCACCCCTCACCCTCAATTTCTACACGTGTGTGGCGTGTAAGCCATGAACTCCCTTTCTTGCCATTCTTTTGTGTTCCATGCTCTGTATTTTGAGTTGTGATATTTCTGCTGTTAGAATGACAGTAACGGACCTAACGGTTGCCGGCTTTGTAAGTGGGAGGATGAACATGAGTACTATTTGCTGGAGATTGGTCACTGGACCCACAAGTGGAGATTTGGACTGAAGTGTTCCCCCGTGCCAAGCTCATGGTGCCAGATGCAGGATTTACAGTTTCGTGTACTATGTTCCCACCTGGCAAGTTCATGTGCTAATGCTGCATTTACTCAAACTTTCACATAACAAATATATATAGGCAGGTGCCCCTAAGATTTGCAACTGACTGACGTCAGTTGATATACAAGGCATGTAGAAAGAAAGCGAGTgaaatggatttttttttgttttttgaatcTTCAGACAGACAACACAGTCTAGGGTAGGAGTGAACATTTTTTGGAAATCCATTAGGCCACAATCATATTGAAGCATAAGTTAGGAGGGCTTGGGCCTCTATGTCATTTGCAAGTCAAGCCGTTAGCTTGAAAAACTTGCTGCATAGTGCATACATAAAACCGCCCAAACTTAGTTTGTACCACCTCAAGTGTACTGCATGGTCACAAAGCAAGCAATGCACTTATTATGTTTAGGCATGATTTGTACCACCTCGAAATCATAGTGCAAACTTAGTTTTTCCAAGCTTGAACAATTATTTCCCACAAGCCCACTAGTCTATCCCAGGTTAATTGATCATAAATgttaaaacaaaaatagagACCTGCACTACCAGGGAAATTCTAGAAGGGAAGCAagccacacacaaaaaaaaaaaactgcagtgGTTGGGCAGCAAACTTACACAGTATTAGCCCTTATATTGCTATCATCTTGGATCAGCAGTTTAGCACATTACCAACCAATAAAACACCACAGTAAATCCCACGAATGATCCCAGATTCTACTTTGCCACTACTTAGAATTTTCAAGATAGAGGTTCCAAGAGAACAAATTAAACTATCCATAGAGTGCTGAAATGTGCAATGTCCCTTCTGCCTACTTAAAACTTATGCTGGATGCCAGGTAAGAAAAGCAATTGAATCATTTCAAATTCAACTGGATTCATAGAGACTCAACACAAGTGTTTACTACCAGAGTCCATGATTAAGATTTTTTCCTCATCTTCTCCAATAGAGATATTATATAAAGCTGTGTAGCAACTCCAATTTGCGATAACAATTATTTGTGTAGGTTGCTAACCTACGAGAGAAATGATATGCTTATAATTCTTCATCTAGCCTAGCTCAAAGGTTCGAACGATCAAATCTCAAATATTAAGGTAATTTGTCTGCGAAAAATCCCACAGATATATTAGCTAAACTTGGCAGCTAAAGCATGTAAATAGCACATATTTTAAAAACTACAtacaatattattattttatacTGTTGAAATAGCAATACTTACATTGAATTGCGCATCAAGATCAGCTTGTGCTTGAATGATCTCAATTAGTTCTTGAAAGGATTCTCGAGGGGCAGAATCCCCAAATATGCTCAAACTCCGCAGGAAATCCATGAATAATTGAAATTCCAGCCCAGTTACATCTTGTACACTCTGAATTGTAGGATTCCTCGTCAAAGGGTATCATACAACATATATAGGAACTAaatgagcaaaaaaaaaaaaaaacagaaggcCAAAAAATAAAGCACCAGCACATACTTTCTTTATCAAATCAGTTATATATCTTTCCATCTCAGCTTGAGGTTTCAGTAGCTCTGCTTTAACAGGAAAAACctggaaaataaaattttaataCCCAGGCAATGAAGTTGATTGAAAATGCAATCTACGTATGTAACTACTAGCTACTTACTTTGTCTCGAAGGAAACAAATAATCTTTTCACGAATCTCAGATCCTGACTCCACATGCTTAAATAAAGGCTGCAACGAATCTGGAGCAAGGAAGGTAAACCTTAATAAAAGCAACAATAAGAACTTAGAAGCAACAGCATACTTGTTACTCCACTATTCCAATTTACCTGACATTTAAGCTCTTTGTGCAAGAACTAAGAAATCTGGTGAAAGACTACACTAGTCCTCATAATAGTACAAATGACAATCTTGTGCCCAACTCTCGAAGCACAAATTTGGGATCAGAGAGGCTAAGTAAGACAATGCAGGAGTTAATATGCACCGCTACGTATAGAGCACCACTGACTTGATAAACATAACACTACAGGTTAGTATTCCTATAATTGTGTGCAAGCCTAGAAAATTGAACAGTTTGATTAATCCGGTACAAGAAAAATCATTGATGGTAGAGAATCATGAAATCCATCATATACAGTTGTTATATAAAGGCTTGTTTAGACAGACAAATCTTTTGTCTTtagcacaaaaataaaaacattttgATATTGAACAGCCAAAAAATGAGGATTGGAGGCTTACTTTTAACATCTTGACGTATAAGGGACATGAGTGCTTTATGAACAGCATCACGCTCCACATTTTCCTCTAAAATGGAAGCAAAATTTGAGAACCATAGACACATTTGCTATTTGAGCTAGGTGAAGAACTGAAGATAGGAAAAAAGTTATACCACTTGCAAGGAGCTGACCAAGAATATCTGCAATTTTTGAAACAAACGCTGCATCTTTGCCGAGAAGAGGAAACCCACGAATAGCTTGTATTCTGATCTGTAAGAAAATTTAATGACGACAGTTAATCATGTGGATAAGATGAAACCTTCTAGTGACTACAATCCATATTGTTCTGAAGTAAACATAATAACAGCAGCCTTTTAACAACGCAAGCGACTCCGAGGGAAATAACACAAAGGTATTTGGTTTCTTTCGCACATTTACCAGAAAATTGTCGAACGTCAGCTATCCAGATAAACTCTTACATTACTGGACTAACATGACTTGAAGCGATCAGGATG includes:
- the LOC100823586 gene encoding apoptosis inhibitor 5-like protein API5 translates to MAAADADAAEVERLYELGDRLSSAKDKSQHAADYEAIIASVKGHSVKAKQLAAQLIPRYFGSFPTLGTLAMEAMFDLVDMEELAIRIQAIRGFPLLGKDAAFVSKIADILGQLLASEENVERDAVHKALMSLIRQDVKNSLQPLFKHVESGSEIREKIICFLRDKVFPVKAELLKPQAEMERYITDLIKKSVQDVTGLEFQLFMDFLRSLSIFGDSAPRESFQELIEIIQAQADLDAQFNVSDVDHIERWTSCMYMAIPIFTRGASSSKFLNYFAKQIVPVFDKIPEERKLDLLKTVAASSPFAAAQDSRQLLPSIVQLLKKYMPGKKVDDINHNYIECLLYSFHHLAHKTPNTTNSLCGYKIVTGQPSDRLGEDFSLFYKDFTERLTGTEETVRASSKRLTQGMSDFNKAISSAKTEEEKAKIKADQQKSTTTMRSYNNILAMSQPLHAKSPVFMGDRKITLSWMEQPKKQAATTAGAGGKRTQPANNGNAPASKKGRGEGGMHNQLVNRAFEGLSRGGGRGSGRGRGRGGRGGRGRSWGYR